In the Pseudothauera hydrothermalis genome, one interval contains:
- a CDS encoding ABC transporter substrate-binding protein, translating into MAPTVSLRLLRHACALLAAWLWVSAQAVAAEPVRVAVTGPFTGGSSPMGLSMREGIRIAVAEINARGGVLGRPLELIERDDEARNERGAQVVQELIKEGVVAGLGIVNTGVALASQRFYQQARIPVITSVATGSLITKQFLPPQHPENFVFRVSANDTLQAAMIVEEAVERQGLRRVAIFHDATNYGQLGREDLEQALLARGLHPVAVERFQLRQADMLTPLRRARAAGAQAVLTYGIGPELAQIANGMARMGWKVPLIGSWTLAMSNFIDNAGPNAEGARMPQTFIQEPTTERRASFLAAWKEKTGTERIPVPPAAAQGYDSALLLAAAIEQAGSTDGDRIREALEDLRTPVHGVIMRYHRPFSRTNHETITDTRDISMGEVRNGQVVFARDEDRQRATQQ; encoded by the coding sequence ATGGCCCCCACCGTTTCGCTTCGACTGCTGCGCCATGCCTGCGCACTGCTGGCGGCTTGGCTGTGGGTGTCGGCGCAGGCAGTGGCAGCCGAACCGGTGCGTGTCGCCGTGACCGGGCCCTTTACCGGTGGCTCCAGCCCGATGGGTCTGTCGATGCGCGAAGGCATCCGCATCGCCGTGGCCGAAATCAATGCCCGCGGCGGCGTGCTCGGCCGCCCGCTCGAACTCATCGAGCGCGACGACGAGGCGCGCAACGAACGCGGCGCTCAAGTGGTGCAGGAACTCATCAAGGAGGGGGTGGTGGCGGGTCTGGGCATCGTCAACACCGGAGTGGCACTGGCCAGTCAGCGTTTTTACCAGCAGGCACGCATTCCGGTGATCACCTCGGTGGCCACCGGTTCGCTGATCACCAAGCAATTTCTGCCGCCGCAACATCCGGAAAACTTCGTGTTTCGGGTGTCGGCCAACGACACCCTGCAGGCGGCGATGATCGTGGAAGAAGCAGTCGAGCGTCAGGGTCTGCGGCGCGTGGCGATTTTTCATGACGCCACCAACTATGGCCAGCTCGGCCGGGAGGATCTCGAGCAAGCCCTGCTCGCACGCGGCCTTCATCCGGTGGCGGTCGAGCGCTTCCAGTTGCGCCAGGCCGATATGCTCACCCCGCTGCGCCGTGCGCGCGCGGCCGGCGCGCAGGCGGTGCTCACTTACGGCATCGGCCCCGAGCTTGCGCAGATTGCCAACGGCATGGCGCGCATGGGCTGGAAAGTGCCACTGATCGGCAGTTGGACGCTGGCCATGTCCAATTTCATCGACAACGCCGGCCCCAATGCAGAAGGCGCGCGCATGCCGCAGACCTTCATCCAGGAACCCACCACCGAACGGCGCGCGAGCTTTCTCGCCGCATGGAAGGAGAAAACGGGAACGGAGCGCATTCCGGTGCCACCGGCGGCCGCGCAGGGGTATGATTCGGCCTTGCTGCTGGCTGCCGCCATCGAGCAGGCGGGCAGCACCGACGGCGACCGCATCCGTGAGGCGCTCGAAGACCTGCGCACCCCGGTCCACGGCGTCATCATGAGGTATCATCGCCCGTTTTCCCGCACCAACCACGAGACGATCACCGATACCCGGGACATCTCGATGGGCGAAGTACGTAACGGTCAGGTGGTCTTTGCTCGAGACGAAGATCGCCAGCGGGCCACTCAGCAATGA